A window of the Bactrocera neohumeralis isolate Rockhampton unplaced genomic scaffold, APGP_CSIRO_Bneo_wtdbg2-racon-allhic-juicebox.fasta_v2 cluster09, whole genome shotgun sequence genome harbors these coding sequences:
- the LOC126763952 gene encoding uncharacterized protein LOC126763952: protein MQPLDVAVFVPFKGMMTVKHDEWKKSNIGVTFDLHHVPLLVDQCLDVMLTPKTIKSGFRTTGIYPFNPQIFTEVDFVASELSGENLFGDEEKDADNQRRVLASGDAIVTAANEEVSTSEASTSAPASTNGAASSSLSLVSAPQLRDALKSVGPLKLGSPVPKSKRGHKTMESTRPKKSGKN from the coding sequence ATGCAGCCGCTAGATGTTGCGGTATTTGTACCATTTAAAGGCATGATGACCGTGAAGCATGATGAatggaaaaagtccaacattggtgtcactttcgatctgcatcatgtgccgctccttgtcgatcagtgcctcgatgttatgttaacgccgaaaaccatcaaatccggcttccgaacaactggcatctacccgttcaacccgcaaattttcactgaagttgactttgttgcttcggaactgagcggcgaaaatttgttcggtgacgaagagaaagacgccgacaatcaacgtcgagttcttgcctctggtgatgccattgtgactgctgcgaatgaggaggtgtcaacgtcggaggcatcgacaagtgccccagcttcaacaaatggtgctgcatcatcgtcgttgtctcttgtttcggctccacagctccgtgatgcattgaaatcggttggcccgTTGAAATTGGGCTCACCTGtgccgaaatcaaaacgtggccacaagacaatggagtcaacgaggccgaaaaaaagcggcaaaaattga